Proteins encoded in a region of the Poecilia reticulata strain Guanapo linkage group LG14, Guppy_female_1.0+MT, whole genome shotgun sequence genome:
- the rnft1 gene encoding E3 ubiquitin-protein ligase RNFT1: MKLRVQNDRRDSKRALKLRESPTVMQPNPSERGVHAGNGLSLNLQPELLTGTPVTTAAAAASSNADSSEVRVSMNGASGDSNGGASSRRSRVNSHTHSHAHSHSHGHSRAQLHSNSEPELDPSDPDGDSGEPCASLTELRCLFRWIQKSLPFLVILCAKLVVQHVLGLAVGVGLLTTFLYVNTNIQTQVFLQDRHSKLRCIWLLVFLISSTLLLYYTFLSETLYFSLIFLSPTIEPLGFWEILWAVGITNFIIKFLFMGIKCLILLVPSALVTYRTQGRWLMLTEELGQVHQATAPVPLWFRYLVSYQESDGVSGLTTGVLLALFYLILKLLGLYNQRTSLLKTVRIFLAGEHTGSAATRAQCSEAGDVCPICQGEYRDPRVLICQHVFCDKCIALWFTREKSCPLCRIVMTDKVYKWRDGATSPHLQIY; encoded by the exons ATGAAGCTGCGGGTTCAGAATGACAG GCGTGATTCCAAAAGAGCACTGAAACTGAGGGAGTCTCCTACTGTAATGCAGCCTAATCCAAGTGAACGGGGTGTTCATGCAGGGAATGGTTTATCCTTAAATCTGCAACCAGAGCTTCTCACTGGGACACCAGttactactgctgctgctgctgcttcctccaACGCTGACAGCAGCGAGGTCAGGGTGTCCATGAACGGGGCTTCTGGAGACTCAAATGGAGGCGCATCGTCCAGGAGGTCCAGGGTCAACTCCCACACTCACTCCCACGCCCACTCTCACTCGCACGGACACAGTCGGGCGCAGCTCCACTCTAACTCAGAGCCTGAGCTCGACCCATCCGACCCCGATGGGGACTCTGGCGAGCCCTGCGCCTCGCTGACCGAGCTTCGCTGCTTGTTCCGTTGGATCCAAAAAAGTCTTCCCTTCCTCGTCATACTGTGCGCTAAGCTGGTCGTCCAGCATGTTCTGG GTTTAGCAGTTGGGGTGGGCCTCCTAACAACGTTTTTATATGTGAATACAAACATTCAAACTCAAGTCTTTCTTCAG GATCGTCACTCAAAGCTGCGCTGCATATGGCTGCTTGTCTTCCTCATCTCCTCCACGCTCCTGCTGTACTACACTTTTCTCTCAGAGACACTTTACTTCTC CCTCATCTTCTTAAGTCCAACCATCGAGCCGCTGGGTTTCTGGGAGATCCTTTGGGCCGTCGGGATCACCAACTTCATTATAAAGTTCCTGTTTATGGGAATAAAGTGCCTTATCCTGCTGGTTCCCTCAGCACTCGTTACCTACAGAACCCAG GGCCGGTGGCTGATGCTGACTGAGGAACTGGGTCAAGTGCACCAAGCTACAGCGCCTGTTCCACTGTGGTTCCGCTACCTGGTTAGCTACCAGGAGTCTGACGGGGTCTCTGGGCTCACAACTGGGGTCCTGTTGGCTTTATTCTACCTCATACTGAAG CTTTTAGGATTGTACAACCAGCGGACGTCTTTACTGAAAACTGTGAGGATATTTCTAGCAGGCGAG CATACAGGCTCTGCAGCAACACGAGCTCAGTGCAGTGAGGCAGGAGACGTGTGTCCCATCTGCCAAGGAGAATACAGAGACCCTCGGGTTCTCATCTGCCAG CACGTGTTCTGTGACAAGTGCATCGCTCTGTGGTTCACCCGGGAGAAGAGCTGCCCGCTCTGCCGCATTGTCATGACAGACAAGGTGTACAAGTGGAGGGATGGAGCGACTTCTCCTCACCTGCAGATTTATTGA